A window of the Salipiger sp. H15 genome harbors these coding sequences:
- a CDS encoding PLP-dependent aminotransferase family protein, giving the protein MSKKNAGWASLLDFTVDKSDEKPIYWQIYTIICNAILERRIESGAPLPSTRSLADQLGVSRTSVVDAFEILAAEGYVETRHGSGTYVAQLSELNLVSAERPTIGAQDTAGRKGDSGRLQRLADIGRSANENALMTVPFASGLCTLDARTRDAWRRTSSKYSGSLGDTHRGYSSPLGSLRLREQIANYLRVSRGVSCEASQILVVSGTQQAMDIVIRTLLSTESKVWVEDPAYPSSKAALTAHGVTCVPVPIDGHGMIIKAGKALAPEADCAFVTPSHQFATGAIMSVPRRLELLAWAEKTGAWIVEDDYDSEYRFAGRPITALQGLDSRGSVIYIGTFSKVLLPGLRMGYLVAPPALVDAFCGCRALLDRHPPSSQQDILADFLAEGHFLSHIRRTRAYYQEALNAIVSVLQEELKGCLEIQKPDAGMQLSIALPDGVSDVALCAKLREHGIASRALSPMFEETANRRSAVLLGYSGFSIQELRKAARTTGKVIREKLQGDRSAQGR; this is encoded by the coding sequence ATGTCCAAGAAGAATGCCGGTTGGGCCAGCCTTCTGGATTTCACGGTCGACAAATCCGACGAGAAGCCAATTTACTGGCAGATATACACTATAATCTGCAACGCGATCCTCGAGAGGCGGATCGAATCCGGCGCCCCGCTCCCCTCCACAAGGTCACTCGCCGACCAGCTGGGCGTCTCGCGAACGTCAGTGGTCGATGCCTTCGAAATTCTTGCCGCCGAAGGCTATGTCGAAACGCGGCACGGCTCGGGAACATATGTCGCGCAACTTAGCGAACTCAACTTGGTGTCCGCCGAGCGACCGACCATCGGGGCTCAGGATACGGCTGGTCGAAAGGGAGATTCTGGCAGGCTCCAAAGGCTCGCTGACATCGGTCGTTCCGCGAATGAAAACGCACTCATGACAGTCCCGTTTGCCTCCGGTCTTTGTACTCTGGATGCGCGCACTCGCGATGCATGGCGTCGTACTTCTTCCAAATATTCTGGCTCTTTGGGAGATACTCATCGCGGCTATTCCTCGCCGCTCGGTAGCCTGCGCCTGCGCGAGCAAATCGCGAACTATCTGCGCGTCTCCCGTGGTGTTTCCTGCGAGGCGTCGCAGATCCTTGTGGTCTCAGGCACACAACAGGCGATGGATATCGTCATCCGGACGCTTCTCAGTACCGAAAGCAAGGTCTGGGTCGAAGATCCCGCCTACCCTTCCAGCAAGGCAGCACTCACCGCGCATGGTGTGACCTGCGTCCCGGTGCCGATCGACGGACACGGAATGATTATCAAGGCTGGGAAGGCCCTCGCGCCGGAAGCCGACTGTGCTTTCGTCACCCCATCCCACCAATTCGCGACCGGAGCGATCATGTCTGTTCCGAGACGGCTGGAACTGCTGGCCTGGGCAGAAAAGACTGGGGCCTGGATCGTGGAAGACGACTATGACAGCGAGTACCGATTTGCAGGACGACCGATCACTGCCCTGCAAGGCCTCGATAGCCGAGGCAGCGTCATCTACATCGGAACGTTCAGCAAGGTGCTGCTTCCGGGGCTGAGAATGGGATATCTCGTGGCGCCGCCTGCACTCGTTGATGCTTTTTGCGGCTGTCGCGCCTTGCTGGACCGTCACCCGCCATCGAGCCAGCAGGACATCCTGGCGGATTTCCTCGCCGAAGGGCACTTCCTCAGTCACATTCGAAGAACCCGGGCATATTATCAGGAGGCCCTGAACGCCATTGTCAGTGTACTGCAAGAGGAGCTGAAGGGGTGCCTTGAGATCCAGAAGCCGGACGCCGGGATGCAACTTTCCATTGCATTGCCAGACGGCGTTTCCGATGTGGCACTCTGCGCCAAGCTGAGAGAACACGGCATCGCGTCGCGCGCGCTGAGCCCAATGTTCGAGGAAACGGCGAACAGACGTTCTGCAGTGCTCCTGGGCTACAGCGGGTTTTCGATCCAGGAGTTGCGAAAGGCTGCCCGTACGACCGGAAAGGTGATCAGGGAAAAACTGCAAGGTGACAGATCTGCGCAGGGCCGTTAA
- a CDS encoding pyridoxamine 5'-phosphate oxidase family protein, whose translation MSTENAPQGEAFERTERTTLTRRAHRGIYDKDFIYDVLDGTFMCNVAYLHNGSPMVLPTGYGRMGDYIYIHGSNKSTMLSSALSGQEVCVLVTLVDGIVLARALYNHSVNYRTVVLYGVPEEVTDLEEKRASFKAYADQIVKGRYEDARPPNDKELATTTVMRIPLTEAVAKMRAGPAMDFDKDLDRDCWAGELFVKQVFSEAVRDPRGDQTAQMPDYVKNYEVLPSKERQETENTSDNV comes from the coding sequence ATGAGCACGGAAAACGCACCGCAGGGCGAAGCCTTCGAGCGGACAGAACGTACCACGCTTACCCGGCGCGCCCATCGTGGCATCTACGACAAGGACTTCATCTACGACGTTCTGGATGGCACGTTCATGTGCAACGTCGCCTACCTGCACAACGGCTCGCCGATGGTGCTGCCCACAGGATACGGGCGGATGGGTGATTACATCTACATCCACGGCTCCAACAAGAGCACGATGCTGAGCTCCGCGTTGAGCGGCCAGGAGGTCTGCGTTCTCGTGACCCTCGTGGATGGTATCGTGCTGGCGCGTGCGCTCTACAACCATTCGGTCAACTACCGGACTGTCGTCCTCTATGGCGTGCCCGAAGAGGTGACCGATCTCGAAGAGAAGCGTGCCTCCTTCAAGGCTTACGCCGATCAGATCGTGAAGGGCCGCTATGAGGATGCGCGTCCGCCGAATGACAAGGAACTGGCCACGACGACCGTTATGCGTATCCCGCTGACCGAAGCCGTTGCGAAGATGCGCGCTGGCCCGGCGATGGACTTTGACAAGGATCTGGACCGGGATTGCTGGGCGGGCGAACTTTTCGTCAAGCAGGTCTTCAGCGAAGCTGTTCGCGACCCGCGTGGTGACCAGACCGCGCAGATGCCCGACTATGTCAAAAATTATGAGGTGCTCCCCAGCAAGGAACGCCAGGAAACCGAGAACACATCGGACAACGTCTGA
- the dctP gene encoding TRAP transporter substrate-binding protein DctP, translating to MHTRRKFLRVAAGAALATPFIATPGLARGRVLNLQTWSGANSTPFNVISAWAEALNERTNGDLRIRVSPGGSIVSASETFEAMRNGALDAHYSSLGYFATLDPAFIILGDPGPTYANPDQLGNWMNQGGGIELARELYDRFDIHFLRSIYYPSEQFVSKTPIHGISDLQGLKMRIPPGLMSVTFAKAGAATVNIPGGEAYNALQSGIVDAVDWSTPAVNMQTGLYTLAPYSIDARHSMAVIDLAFGKRTWNALGADLQGVLTEASAELDLQMKGALVSEDAAAISSLESGDEVEIITWSEDEIARLREMTQATQAEVATSDISQRILESLVSAA from the coding sequence ATGCACACACGTAGAAAATTCCTTCGAGTCGCTGCTGGCGCAGCGCTTGCGACGCCCTTCATCGCAACTCCGGGCTTGGCTCGCGGTCGGGTTCTGAACCTTCAGACCTGGTCGGGCGCAAATTCGACGCCGTTCAACGTTATCTCGGCCTGGGCCGAGGCTCTGAATGAACGGACCAATGGAGATCTGCGCATTCGTGTAAGCCCCGGCGGCTCCATCGTCTCTGCCTCCGAGACCTTCGAAGCGATGCGCAACGGGGCGCTGGATGCGCACTATTCCAGCCTCGGCTACTTCGCGACCCTGGACCCTGCATTCATCATTCTCGGCGATCCCGGTCCGACCTACGCCAACCCGGACCAGCTGGGGAACTGGATGAACCAGGGCGGTGGTATCGAGCTGGCGCGGGAACTGTATGACCGCTTCGATATCCATTTCCTGCGATCGATCTATTACCCCAGCGAGCAATTCGTCTCGAAGACGCCCATTCACGGGATCAGTGACCTGCAAGGGCTCAAGATGCGTATTCCTCCGGGCCTGATGTCGGTGACCTTCGCCAAGGCCGGGGCCGCCACCGTGAACATCCCGGGCGGCGAGGCCTACAACGCCCTGCAATCTGGGATCGTGGACGCGGTGGACTGGTCGACGCCTGCGGTCAACATGCAGACGGGCCTCTACACCCTCGCGCCTTATTCCATCGACGCTCGTCATTCGATGGCCGTGATCGACCTGGCCTTTGGCAAACGAACCTGGAACGCCCTTGGGGCTGACCTCCAGGGTGTTCTCACCGAGGCCAGTGCAGAACTCGATCTGCAGATGAAGGGCGCACTTGTCTCTGAGGATGCGGCCGCGATCAGCAGCCTCGAAAGCGGAGACGAGGTCGAGATCATCACCTGGTCCGAGGACGAGATCGCCCGCCTTCGCGAGATGACGCAGGCCACTCAGGCGGAAGTTGCAACGAGCGACATTTCGCAGCGGATCCTCGAAAGCCTGGTCAGCGCAGCCTGA
- a CDS encoding MFS transporter: protein MSTATTTKIEPTVTPWMAVSSLSVLAFLLVGLEFMPASLLTPIAADLAISEGQAGLSIVISGALAVMASLLGNTLLGHIDRRKTVLMYTAALTLSSLAVATAPNFTVFLVGRALAGIAIGGFWSLSTALAARLARKEDVTKAIALLQIGNASALVIAAPLGSFLEALIGWRTTFLVTVPIGAALLVWQLAVLPKMPPRTSASVAAMVGLLNRRDFATGMAAIAIAFIGQNTLSIYLRPFLESITGLDAVAVSFALLGLGLGGLAGLTLIGRVLRRGTNPVLIGLPAITAIIALLLIALGDVRPITASLLVLWGLFTSPLIVAWNAWMARTIPDDLEAGGGVQVALMQCALAGGAFVGGVLFDHIGWWSGFLLSALLLIGSALLAAATVRIPNPSSLKYQPEGVPHV from the coding sequence ATGAGTACCGCCACCACCACAAAAATTGAGCCGACGGTAACGCCGTGGATGGCCGTCTCCAGCCTTTCAGTGCTGGCCTTCCTGCTCGTCGGCCTCGAATTCATGCCCGCAAGCTTGCTGACACCGATCGCTGCGGATCTTGCCATTTCTGAAGGACAGGCCGGATTGTCGATCGTCATCTCCGGCGCCTTGGCCGTGATGGCAAGCCTGCTTGGCAACACGCTGCTCGGGCATATCGATCGCCGCAAGACGGTGCTGATGTACACGGCCGCTCTCACTCTATCGAGCCTCGCGGTCGCGACCGCCCCCAACTTCACCGTATTCCTTGTTGGCCGCGCCCTCGCAGGCATCGCCATCGGAGGGTTCTGGTCGCTCTCGACCGCGCTCGCCGCCCGGTTGGCGCGCAAGGAGGACGTCACAAAAGCCATCGCCCTGCTCCAGATCGGCAACGCGTCCGCGCTTGTGATCGCCGCCCCTCTCGGCAGCTTCCTTGAGGCCCTGATCGGCTGGCGCACGACCTTCCTCGTCACTGTTCCGATCGGCGCTGCACTCCTCGTCTGGCAGCTTGCCGTGCTCCCCAAGATGCCGCCCAGGACCTCGGCTTCGGTCGCCGCGATGGTCGGTCTCCTGAACCGGAGAGACTTCGCCACTGGCATGGCCGCCATTGCCATAGCCTTCATTGGCCAGAACACACTGTCGATCTACCTGCGCCCCTTCCTCGAAAGCATCACGGGCCTTGATGCGGTTGCCGTCTCGTTCGCACTGCTCGGCCTCGGCCTTGGCGGGCTGGCGGGTCTGACCCTGATCGGGCGTGTCCTGCGCCGGGGAACCAATCCTGTCCTGATCGGCCTTCCCGCAATCACCGCGATCATCGCACTTCTCCTAATCGCCCTGGGAGACGTGCGGCCCATCACCGCCTCTCTGCTGGTCCTCTGGGGGCTTTTCACGAGCCCGCTGATCGTCGCCTGGAACGCCTGGATGGCGCGCACCATCCCTGACGATCTCGAAGCCGGCGGCGGCGTGCAGGTCGCGCTGATGCAATGCGCCCTCGCCGGCGGGGCATTCGTCGGTGGGGTCCTTTTCGATCACATCGGCTGGTGGAGCGGCTTCCTGCTCTCCGCCCTCCTCCTCATCGGATCGGCGCTGCTCGCTGCGGCCACGGTCCGCATCCCAAACCCCTCATCCCTCAAATACCAACCCGAAGGAGTTCCTCATGTCTGA
- a CDS encoding SDR family oxidoreductase → MSENIANKVVVITGASSGLGEATARHLAEKGARVVIGARRADRIDALAKQLTDAGFEAIAVQTDVTKKDQVKALVDRAVEAFGRIDVILNNAGVMPLAPLDRLKTDEWDHMIDVNLKGVLYGIAAALPYMQEQKSGHVINVSSVYGHVVDPGAAVYCATKFGVRALSEGLRKETKPYNIRTTIISPGAVATELTDHIGEADVREGVKDAIASFAIEPGTFARAVAFAINEPENVDINEVLFRPVQQLG, encoded by the coding sequence ATGTCTGAGAACATCGCAAACAAAGTCGTCGTCATCACTGGCGCCAGCAGCGGTCTGGGCGAGGCCACCGCCCGCCACCTCGCAGAGAAAGGCGCACGGGTCGTGATCGGAGCGCGCCGCGCGGATCGCATCGACGCCCTCGCAAAGCAGCTGACCGACGCAGGGTTTGAAGCCATTGCCGTTCAGACTGACGTGACGAAGAAAGATCAAGTGAAGGCACTGGTGGATCGCGCCGTCGAAGCCTTTGGCCGGATTGACGTCATCCTGAATAATGCCGGCGTCATGCCGCTCGCCCCGCTCGACCGCCTCAAGACCGACGAATGGGATCACATGATCGACGTCAACCTCAAGGGCGTCCTCTACGGCATCGCGGCAGCCTTGCCCTACATGCAAGAGCAAAAATCCGGTCACGTCATCAACGTGTCTTCGGTCTATGGCCACGTCGTTGATCCGGGCGCCGCAGTCTACTGCGCCACGAAGTTCGGCGTGCGCGCCCTGTCGGAAGGCCTGCGCAAGGAAACCAAGCCCTACAACATCCGCACCACAATCATCTCGCCCGGTGCCGTTGCAACCGAGCTGACCGACCACATCGGCGAGGCGGATGTCCGCGAAGGCGTCAAGGACGCGATTGCCAGCTTCGCGATTGAGCCGGGCACCTTTGCCCGCGCGGTCGCCTTTGCGATCAACGAGCCCGAGAATGTCGACATCAACGAAGTTCTGTTCCGTCCGGTGCAGCAGCT
- a CDS encoding aldehyde dehydrogenase family protein, with translation MSENLPRVTYTDNPADMTPLHLHLDNVLEGLDDTYLGKEFGHFINGEWVAGSKHYEVYSPADSARFMGTFSDATEAEIDQAVTAARAAFGEWRTASWQQRVAAMRKVADVLEERRHELGMIILHEVGKSRMEAMGEAEEVLAFIRYYCDTVEENQGYAHPNLQLSSSESTFNCFRPHGVFAVVSPFNFPVGLATSMLTGAILGGNAVVLKPSQANARSVLFFAEAAQAAGLPQGLLNVVTGGAEAGEALVSHAGIDGIAFTGSRRVGMKLHRDVANGPYVRPVIAELGGKNSSFVTKSANLADAAKGVASAAFGLQGQKCTACSRVFVEKSVAKEFVELLQREAAGMTIGHPTDKTVYLGPVIDERAGQRYLEAVAEAEKVGTVAFGGKRKTGGVFDRGWYLEPTIVTGVPFDHWLNQEELFVPFLSVVECDDLASAVEASNRSPYGLGSGVYTRDQAELDYFLNHIEAGVLYANRSSSATTGAWPGAQSFCGWKGSGHTGKGGMGPNYITQFMREQSHTLAKIEML, from the coding sequence ATGTCCGAAAATCTCCCACGTGTGACATACACCGACAATCCGGCCGACATGACGCCGCTGCATCTGCATCTCGACAACGTGCTCGAGGGGCTGGATGATACTTATCTGGGCAAGGAGTTCGGACACTTCATCAACGGCGAGTGGGTCGCTGGCAGCAAGCACTATGAGGTGTACAGCCCGGCCGACAGCGCGCGGTTCATGGGGACGTTCTCCGACGCAACAGAAGCGGAAATCGATCAAGCCGTCACCGCGGCCCGGGCGGCCTTCGGAGAGTGGCGCACGGCGTCGTGGCAACAGCGGGTTGCCGCGATGCGCAAGGTGGCTGATGTGCTCGAAGAGCGGCGCCATGAACTTGGCATGATCATCCTCCACGAGGTCGGCAAATCCCGGATGGAGGCCATGGGCGAAGCCGAAGAAGTGCTCGCCTTCATCCGGTACTACTGCGACACCGTCGAAGAAAACCAGGGTTACGCTCACCCCAACCTGCAGTTGTCGTCGTCGGAGAGCACGTTCAATTGCTTCCGTCCTCACGGGGTCTTTGCCGTGGTGTCGCCGTTCAACTTCCCGGTGGGTCTGGCGACCTCGATGCTCACCGGCGCGATCCTTGGTGGGAATGCCGTGGTGCTGAAGCCCAGCCAGGCGAACGCACGCTCGGTTTTGTTCTTCGCCGAGGCGGCCCAGGCGGCAGGGTTACCGCAAGGCCTGCTCAATGTCGTGACGGGCGGTGCCGAGGCCGGCGAAGCGCTGGTATCGCATGCCGGGATCGACGGGATTGCCTTTACCGGCTCGCGCCGCGTTGGCATGAAGCTACACCGCGACGTTGCCAACGGTCCCTATGTCCGGCCCGTCATCGCAGAACTCGGTGGGAAGAACTCATCCTTCGTGACGAAATCCGCCAACCTGGCTGACGCCGCCAAGGGTGTGGCCAGCGCGGCGTTTGGTCTGCAGGGCCAGAAATGTACGGCCTGTTCGCGTGTCTTCGTTGAAAAGTCTGTCGCAAAGGAATTCGTGGAGCTTCTCCAGCGCGAGGCGGCCGGCATGACGATCGGCCACCCCACCGACAAGACGGTCTATCTGGGCCCCGTCATCGACGAGCGGGCAGGTCAACGCTACCTCGAGGCGGTGGCCGAGGCCGAGAAGGTTGGCACGGTCGCCTTCGGCGGCAAGCGCAAGACGGGCGGTGTCTTTGACCGCGGATGGTATCTGGAACCTACCATCGTGACCGGGGTGCCTTTTGATCACTGGCTCAATCAGGAAGAACTTTTCGTTCCCTTCCTCTCGGTGGTGGAGTGCGATGATTTGGCGTCTGCGGTCGAAGCGAGCAATCGCTCACCCTACGGATTGGGATCCGGCGTCTACACGCGGGATCAGGCCGAACTGGACTACTTCCTGAACCATATCGAAGCCGGGGTTCTCTACGCCAACCGGTCCAGCAGTGCCACGACCGGTGCCTGGCCGGGAGCACAGAGCTTCTGCGGCTGGAAAGGCTCGGGCCACACCGGAAAGGGCGGCATGGGGCCGAACTACATCACCCAGTTTATGCGGGAACAGAGCCACACGCTGGCCAAGATCGAAATGCTCTGA
- a CDS encoding nuclear transport factor 2 family protein, producing MTEYTAGNVAPYIETDFDLPEAQQWIDGIVAKFETLDLSIMMECFTDDVAVDYAGYGKLNGKDAVRDFLASRYASLSQYSLKKIARCVTGNVVGIDATVSFHDGSDETHKSGRAFEFLTVRDGKICRWDNVSIYTTS from the coding sequence ATGACTGAATACACAGCGGGCAATGTTGCACCCTACATCGAGACCGATTTCGATCTGCCCGAGGCACAACAGTGGATCGATGGCATCGTGGCGAAATTCGAAACGCTCGACCTTTCGATCATGATGGAGTGCTTCACGGATGATGTTGCCGTGGACTACGCCGGATACGGCAAACTGAACGGCAAGGACGCAGTCCGGGATTTCCTGGCAAGCCGCTATGCGTCGCTCAGCCAGTACAGCCTGAAGAAAATCGCCCGGTGTGTCACCGGCAACGTCGTCGGCATCGATGCGACGGTCAGCTTCCACGACGGGTCGGATGAGACGCACAAGTCAGGACGTGCCTTTGAGTTCCTGACGGTGCGCGACGGGAAGATCTGCCGCTGGGACAACGTCTCGATCTATACCACCTCCTGA
- a CDS encoding TRAP transporter large permease subunit, with protein MMYDPAIISYVLGGAVVLLLVLGIPLAFSTGFVAVAASMLLMGPNGLYIIASRTYSFFDSSALAAVPLFILMASTLERSSLARDLYQAIYIWTARLPGGVALVTVFVGVILAAAVGVVGGEIVLLGLIALPQMLRLGYDRKLAIGTVCASGSLGTMVPPSIVLIFYGINTSTDVSALFKAAVIPGLLLAVMYCLYIVLRTLLNPRVAPRPSVEEMQIPLREKLKITAGIVPALAVVLCVMGSIYIGIASVTEAAALGVLGTYIATAIRGELNIDVVRGSLKQTMSTCGMVLWLVVGTNALIGIYTVVGGVDFLRDQFADLTIAPIYVILLMLGVFFIMGAFIDWLGVLLLTMPVFAPVVADLGYDLVWFGILFSLTMQAAYLTPPFAPAAFYLKGVVSDDISLGEILNSMWPFIAAQLLTLALVLFYPPLTGLLN; from the coding sequence ATGATGTATGACCCCGCAATCATCAGCTATGTTCTGGGCGGAGCCGTCGTGCTGCTGCTCGTGCTGGGCATTCCTCTGGCGTTCTCGACCGGGTTTGTTGCCGTCGCAGCATCGATGCTGCTCATGGGGCCGAACGGCCTGTATATCATTGCGAGCCGGACATACTCCTTCTTCGACTCCTCGGCCCTTGCTGCTGTTCCACTGTTCATCCTGATGGCCTCCACCCTGGAACGGTCGAGCCTCGCACGAGATCTCTACCAGGCGATCTACATTTGGACAGCGCGCTTGCCGGGTGGCGTGGCACTCGTGACTGTCTTTGTCGGTGTCATCCTGGCAGCCGCCGTGGGTGTGGTCGGCGGCGAGATCGTGCTTTTGGGATTGATCGCTCTGCCGCAGATGCTCCGCCTGGGATATGATCGCAAGCTCGCGATCGGCACGGTCTGCGCCAGTGGCTCGCTCGGAACGATGGTTCCGCCGAGCATCGTCCTGATCTTCTACGGCATCAACACCAGCACCGATGTTTCTGCGCTGTTTAAGGCCGCTGTGATACCGGGGCTCTTGCTCGCCGTGATGTACTGCCTGTACATCGTGCTGCGGACGCTGCTGAATCCGCGTGTTGCGCCGCGGCCCTCGGTCGAGGAAATGCAGATTCCCCTCCGGGAAAAACTCAAGATCACGGCAGGTATCGTCCCTGCTCTGGCGGTGGTTCTCTGTGTGATGGGCAGCATTTACATAGGCATAGCATCGGTCACAGAAGCTGCAGCCCTGGGAGTGCTGGGCACATATATCGCGACGGCCATCCGGGGAGAGCTGAACATCGACGTCGTGCGCGGTTCGCTCAAGCAGACCATGTCTACCTGTGGCATGGTGTTGTGGTTGGTCGTCGGGACCAATGCGCTGATCGGGATCTATACCGTGGTCGGAGGCGTGGATTTCCTGCGCGACCAGTTTGCTGATCTGACGATCGCACCGATCTATGTCATTCTGCTGATGCTCGGCGTGTTCTTCATCATGGGCGCCTTCATCGACTGGCTTGGCGTGCTGCTTCTGACGATGCCCGTCTTTGCGCCTGTCGTTGCCGATCTGGGATACGATCTGGTCTGGTTCGGTATCCTCTTCAGCCTGACCATGCAGGCGGCCTATCTGACCCCACCATTCGCGCCAGCGGCGTTCTACCTCAAGGGCGTCGTGTCAGACGATATTTCGCTCGGGGAGATCCTGAACTCGATGTGGCCCTTCATTGCGGCGCAGCTGCTGACCCTGGCGCTGGTCCTCTTCTATCCGCCTTTGACAGGCCTGCTGAACTAG
- a CDS encoding TRAP transporter small permease — protein MNLIPRMDRLVLKIGDISSLSFLLCLILTLKEVFWRYALGAPSTWAQDATAMLCAIGFSFGGAYAMAENKHIKVTVCYDLFPKPLKTLCDKFGLLIGALYLAALGYGLGGLMFSAVFRFPNGEWSPESTVVPPYLPIPSVTKTTLFAGAVLFCVVTTVKLLADKKDRTDDV, from the coding sequence ATGAATCTTATCCCTAGGATGGACCGGCTGGTCCTGAAAATTGGTGACATCTCCAGCCTGAGCTTCTTGCTGTGTCTGATACTGACGCTAAAAGAAGTTTTCTGGCGTTACGCGCTCGGTGCCCCATCGACCTGGGCGCAAGATGCCACGGCGATGCTATGCGCGATCGGCTTTTCGTTCGGTGGTGCCTATGCCATGGCCGAGAACAAGCACATCAAGGTCACGGTCTGTTACGACCTCTTTCCAAAGCCTTTGAAGACGCTGTGCGACAAGTTCGGCCTCTTGATCGGTGCGCTCTATCTGGCCGCTCTGGGCTACGGCCTCGGTGGCCTGATGTTCAGTGCAGTTTTTCGGTTCCCCAACGGTGAGTGGAGCCCGGAAAGCACGGTCGTGCCTCCCTATCTCCCCATACCCAGCGTGACCAAGACGACCCTTTTCGCAGGGGCGGTTCTGTTTTGCGTGGTGACTACCGTGAAGCTGCTGGCCGACAAGAAAGACCGCACCGATGATGTATGA
- a CDS encoding LysR family transcriptional regulator: MKRDEFSELRALIEVARERSFTRAAANLSVTRSALSHTIRALEERLGIQLLSRTTRDVAPTAAGERLIEGIAPHFQGIAAEVEALGILRSRPAGNVRIVCPDDAIAIVFRRRMPTFLKEYPDINVELVADNGLTNIVESQFDAGVRLGEAIALDMVAVRVSPDIRYVVVGSEAYLAENPAVETPDDLTRHQCINLRLPTSGAIYPWEFQRGDREFSVRVSGQLTFNNLQPAVEAAVDGMGLMYAPRTFLQGYLDSGSLREVLNDWTPTFQGYHLYYPSRRNLSPAFSAFVKAFRHRSELESGFG, encoded by the coding sequence ATGAAGCGTGACGAATTCAGTGAGCTAAGGGCCCTCATCGAGGTGGCGCGCGAGCGCAGCTTTACCCGGGCCGCAGCCAATCTCAGCGTTACGAGGTCTGCATTAAGCCATACCATCCGGGCACTTGAGGAGCGCCTGGGTATTCAACTGCTTTCACGCACGACACGAGATGTTGCACCGACCGCCGCAGGCGAACGTTTGATCGAAGGGATTGCGCCCCACTTCCAGGGTATTGCAGCCGAGGTCGAGGCCTTGGGCATCTTGCGAAGCAGACCTGCCGGGAACGTCCGCATCGTCTGCCCCGATGACGCCATCGCGATCGTTTTCCGGCGCCGAATGCCAACCTTCCTGAAGGAATACCCGGACATCAATGTTGAGCTGGTTGCGGACAACGGCCTCACGAATATCGTCGAAAGCCAGTTCGATGCAGGTGTGAGACTGGGAGAGGCGATCGCGCTCGACATGGTTGCGGTTCGTGTCAGTCCCGACATCCGCTATGTCGTTGTTGGATCGGAAGCATATCTTGCAGAAAATCCCGCGGTGGAGACGCCAGATGACCTCACGCGCCATCAATGCATCAATCTGAGGCTCCCCACATCGGGTGCGATCTACCCATGGGAGTTCCAGAGAGGAGACAGGGAATTCAGTGTGCGCGTCAGTGGGCAACTGACATTCAACAACCTTCAGCCGGCAGTCGAGGCCGCGGTCGATGGCATGGGGTTGATGTATGCCCCGCGAACGTTCCTCCAAGGCTACCTGGATTCGGGAAGCTTGCGGGAAGTCCTGAATGACTGGACCCCGACATTCCAAGGGTACCACCTCTACTATCCCAGCCGGCGAAACCTCTCGCCGGCCTTCTCTGCATTCGTGAAAGCTTTTAGGCATCGCTCCGAACTCGAGTCTGGATTTGGGTGA